CGCTTCAATCTGCCCGTAAGAGCCACCCGCCGGAATTGAACCGGCGACCTACTGATTACGAATCAGACGACTGTTCGGGTTCAGCTGAAGTTGGACCCGAACACCGCGCTCCTCGAGTGTGCTCCATCCCGTGGCGACCGAGGGAGGTCGCCAGCTCTCCCGACACGTAGCAGGGGCCGTTGTCGCTCAGGAGTCGAGGCCGATGCACGACCACCACCTCGTCCACTCCCGCTTTCGCTCGCGCAAGGTCCAGTGTCTCGGTCACGTCCGACGCCTTCATCGTCGTACCCAGCGTCCACGCCAGGATGTAGCGCGAATAATCGTCGAGCACGGTCGAGAGGTAGTACCAGCCCCAACTCACCACACGCAGGTACGTGAAGTCCGTCTGCCAAAGTTCGTTGGGCCGCTTCGTCGGATGCTGGAAGCGATCGGCGGCCTCGACCATCGAAGAGATCGGGTTCCCGGTCGTTATGCATCAGGGCACCGGCCACGACATGCTCTTCTACCGAGGGCGCGGAGCGAGCGTGGCGAACTTGCTCGCGACGCAGTCGATGGCACCCCGGATCGCCGGGGGCCTTTGCTGGACTTGGAACGGCCCCTGGTGTTTTCTGAAGGCGAAGGGCTGATGTGACGAACCCAGCCGCCAGATGCTGATGGCCTCTCCATCACAAAACATCGTATTCTACGGAGACTTGAACTGTCCCTTCTGCTTCGCCGAGTACGAACGCCTCGTCCGTCTGGGCCACGCCGAGACAGTCGAGTGGCGGGGAGTCGAGCACGCACCGCGCTTGCCACTGAGCTGGGAGGAGTCCACCGACGCGGACCTCGCCGAGCTCGACGAGGAGGTGCGACGGGTGCAGGTGAGCGCACCGGAAATTCTCATCCGTAACCCGCGTGGAAGACCCAACTCGCGTCTGGCCATCGCCACGCTCGCCGCGATCGAGCGAGTCAACTCGACTGCCGCTCTCGCCGCTCGCGTAGGACTCTACCGCGCCCTCTGGCAGGAGGGTCGTGACATCTCCAGGCCCGAGGTGATTCGCGAGATATGCGAGGCGGTCGGCCTACCCGGGGTCGATGCGGCCGGCGAAGGACGCCGGCGAGCCAAAGTCTGGACGATCGAGTGGACACACGGTCCTTTCGATCGCCGGATTCCCGTACTCACCGGAGAAACGCAAGAGCGCCTACTGGGACTGGCCGGTCCGGAGCAACTAGCCCGCTTTCTCGAAACCCCCTTCGATCGGCTCTCCTACCAGGATGCCTGCCGCGAAGAGCTTCTGCATGCCAACCGCAAGAAGGGGTGACTGCGACGTGGGCGAATCGCCACGGATCGGTCGTGCCCGGAGCGACGCGGATCAAATCGAGCGCGAGAGCTTGCTGCGCGATGCAGGCGATATCGCTTGCCTACGCGACCCCGAGGCCGTCCTGAGCCTTCTCGGCCGTCTGCTAATCCAACACGTTCCCGGCGACGTCTTCGCCGCCTTCGTACCCGACCTCGTCGCGAACGAAGTCCGAGTCGCGGGTCAGAGCGGTCCCCAAGACCGGAAACACCCGCTTTGTGAACCCACGCGTCTGAGCGAAGCCCGGCAACTCCTCGCAAAAACGATCGCAGGCCGACGATACCTCGCGGCCAGCACGAGGAACTCATCGCCACTGGGTCGGGTTCTTTTCTCCTTCGGAGTCGGATGCGGCCTTCTCCTCGAACTTCGATCCGGAGAGGGAAGCAATGGATGGCCGCTCATTGCTCGAGAGTCTCCCACCACTCCGTTCGACGCACCCAGTACCAACCGCGCGCTCGGGCTGGTGCGCCTGGCCGTCGCCGCTCTCGACAACTCGCGCCGGGTACACCAGCTGAGGGAGAAAGCCGACACTGCCTCGAGTTTCGTCGCCAACCTCTCGCACGAGTTGCGCACTCCTCTACATGTGATCATGGGCTACGCGGAGATGCTGAACGACGGAGAGTTAGGTCCGCACACCCAGGCGCAGCACGACCTCACGCAACGAATCGGCGCCAGCGCGCGAGAGCAGCTCGAACTAGTCAACACCGCGTTGGAGATCAGCCGATACGAGCGAATGGCCGAGATTCCCGTCGCGCAGATGGTGACGGTCGACCTGCCGAAATTCCTCGCCGAATTGGAGGCGGAACTCACTCTGGGCCGGTCCAAGAAGGGAGTTCGCGTCCGCTGGACGAATTCGGTCGACACCCCGGTGCGGACCGAGCCCGTCAAGCTTAAAATGATCCTCAAGAACCTGGTCGACAACGCGATCAAGTTCACCCACGAGGGTACGGTGGATATCGTCGTTCGGCAGGACGACGCCGACTTCGTCTTCGAGGTTCGCGACACCGGAGTGGGCATTGCCGCTGCTTCCCAAGAGTCGATCTTCAGTGCTTTCTACCAGATCGACCCCGGGCAAGGAGCAGCCGGAGGGGTGGGTCTGGGACTCTACCTGGTGCGCAAGCTCGCACAGGCACTGCGCGGAGAGATCAAGGTCGAGAGCCAGCCAGGCAGAGGCTCGACCTTCCAGGTGCGCCTGCCCCGAGGCTGACGCCCGAGTTCCTCCCCCCGCCGACCCGAGCGCCACCCGATTGTGTGTCTAGGCAGTGCGTGCACCACAACGAGAAGATGGCCTTTTGCAGCCTCAGCGAGAGACAGCTTGAGCCGAAAAGCCGGCGCGCTATCTGCCACTTTGATAAAGACGTTCAGCATCTCCCGGCGGCGGGCCCTCGGACTGACAGTAGCCGCGTTGCTTTCGCTGTGGACGGTCGGTGCCCTGCACGTGTAACCTCCTAGAGCATGGGGTCAAGGCGCCCGGCCGGGCGCTCGCGCCGTTACGACCAGGGTCACCGCTTCGCGACCCCGGCCTGTCTCGTGCGCGATGCGTGCCTCCGCGAAGAACGGCAGACCCGCAGGTGGGTCGATGAGCGTCTCCCAAAGGACGGCCCCGCACGGATCACCTGTTGAAGTCTCCCTCAAGTCCCGTCCATGAGGCAGAACGAGCCGCACGCCAACGTCCGATAAGGAGCCGTTATGTCGCCTTGGGGCCAAAAAGGGGCTTCATGTCGGCTATCCGCTGCCGCGCGGCCCGCCGGCAGCAGGCACATCGGACACACTAGACCTGAAAAATTTCACAGGACTTTCTTGTCATTCGGATCTTGTCACGGGAACGGACTCCAGATATTCCTAGAAGCGATGAAGGCTTCTACCGACGGTGCGGCTGGCTCGACGGAGCGAGCAACGAGCAACGGTTGGACATTCTTCTCGAACTACGGCCACATCTTGCTCGCGCTGGCGCAGGACCCCGCAGCGCGCCTGCGTG
Above is a window of Candidatus Binatia bacterium DNA encoding:
- a CDS encoding HAMP domain-containing sensor histidine kinase, with the protein product MGESPRIGRARSDADQIERESLLRDAGDIACLRDPEAVLSLLGRLLIQHVPGDVFAAFVPDLVANEVRVAGQSGPQDRKHPLCEPTRLSEARQLLAKTIAGRRYLAASTRNSSPLGRVLFSFGVGCGLLLELRSGEGSNGWPLIARESPTTPFDAPSTNRALGLVRLAVAALDNSRRVHQLREKADTASSFVANLSHELRTPLHVIMGYAEMLNDGELGPHTQAQHDLTQRIGASAREQLELVNTALEISRYERMAEIPVAQMVTVDLPKFLAELEAELTLGRSKKGVRVRWTNSVDTPVRTEPVKLKMILKNLVDNAIKFTHEGTVDIVVRQDDADFVFEVRDTGVGIAAASQESIFSAFYQIDPGQGAAGGVGLGLYLVRKLAQALRGEIKVESQPGRGSTFQVRLPRG
- a CDS encoding DsbA family protein; translated protein: MASPSQNIVFYGDLNCPFCFAEYERLVRLGHAETVEWRGVEHAPRLPLSWEESTDADLAELDEEVRRVQVSAPEILIRNPRGRPNSRLAIATLAAIERVNSTAALAARVGLYRALWQEGRDISRPEVIREICEAVGLPGVDAAGEGRRRAKVWTIEWTHGPFDRRIPVLTGETQERLLGLAGPEQLARFLETPFDRLSYQDACREELLHANRKKG